A region from the Aphis gossypii isolate Hap1 chromosome 1, ASM2018417v2, whole genome shotgun sequence genome encodes:
- the LOC114123191 gene encoding epimerase family protein SDR39U1-like produces MKNPLKSCGLLKTSFRFIQTALYSSKGHVLIGGGTGFIGKNLRELLLREKYEVTVVSRIRTGEKHIINWADLIHNGVPSNTTAVVNLTGEPIMVPFKYFGSNFKQKIWTSRVGSTTLLTDIILNSTECKPNVFITINSTDMYPSDGVHTEKFIPTDQMIDCNFFTRLGIDLEQASKNFPFRKISIRTGTVLGHNGGFLKSLKYPTTLGIGAQMGDGCQHQPWIHICDLLNLILFSIENEELCGIFNGVSPNCTTKEEFITVYTLMAKKSPMKLNTSRTLIKSIFGEERTKLLLEGRKVLPTRTLDCGFKFQYCEIEDALRSILISNFGGEDKPCSYDL; encoded by the exons atgaaGAATCCTTTGAAAAGTTGTGGACTACTTAAAACTTCATTTAGATTTATACAAACAGCTTTGTACAGTTCCAAAGGTCATGTGCTAATCG GAGGTGGAACTGGATTTATTGGCAAAAACTTGAGAGAATTACTGTTGAGAGAAAAATATGAAGTCACAGTTGTATCTAGAATTAGGACTGGAgagaaacatattattaattgg GCggatttaatacataatggtGTTCCAAGTAACACAACTGCTGTGGTCAATTTGACTGGTGAACCTATCATGGttccttttaaatattttgggagcaactttaaacaaaaaatttggaCCAGTAGAGTTGGATCTACCACGTTGCtaactgatataatattaaattctactGAATGCAAGCCTAATGTGTTTATTACAATCAATAGTACTG ATATGTATCCATCCGATGGAGTTCACACAGAAAAATTTATTCCTACAGACCAAATGATAGATTGTAATTTCTTCACTAGATTAGGAATTGATTTGGAGCAAGCTTCAAAGAATTTTCCTTTtcgtaaaatatcaattagaaCAG gaACAGTACTGGGTCACAATGGTGGATTTCTCAAATCCTTGAAATATCCTACAACTCTAGGCATAGGGGCTCAGATGGGAGATGGATGTCAGCATCAGCCTTGGATACACATCTGTGATTTacttaatcttatattattttcaatagagAATGAAGAACTTTGTGGAATATTCAATGGAGTATCACCAAat tgcACAACTAAAGAAGAATTCATTACTGTTTACACCTTAATGGCAAAAAAATCGCCAATGAAGTTAAATACATCTAGAACATTAATTAAGTCAATATTTGGAGAAGaaagaacaaaattattactagaAGGAAGAAAAGTTTTACCAACAAGGACTTTGGATTgtggatttaaatttcaatattgtgAAATCGAAGATGCTTTGAGAAGTATTTTAa TTTCCAATTTTGGTGGCGAAGATAAACCATgtagttatgacttatga
- the LOC114123232 gene encoding ATP-dependent RNA helicase p62-like isoform X2, which yields MSYARNGTGGGRSNGSYGGQRSYGGGGGGRGGMGGAKKNPGANLQAPNWDRVQLRPFKKEFYVPHPTIERRSYEEVDKYRTGKDITVMSSDRSPVPYPIQHFKEANFPDYVMTVIRNEGFTEPTPIQAQGWPIAMSGKDMVGVAQTGSGKTLGYTLPAVVHINNQEPLKKGDGPIALVLAPTRELAQQIQKVAGLFNQSTYLRSTCIYGGAPKSHQARDLMNGVEIVIATPGRLLDFLESRATNLQRCTYLVLDEADRMLDMGFEPQIRKIIQQIRPDRQVLMWSATWPKEVQKLANDFLSDYIQLNVGSLTLSANHNILQNVDVCQEHEKEDKLMDLLQDIANMEENKTIIFAETKRKVDTITRKITNMGARAVGIHGDKSQSERDHVLKQFRNGRANILVATDVAARGLDVDDVKFVINFDYPNNSEDYIHRIGRTGRSSQKGTSYAFFTHSNSKQAKDLVAVLTEANQRIDPKLAAMAARSFPSGGNKWYGGGGGGNRSWGGGRPAHRKF from the exons at gtCTTATGCAAGAAATGGTACAGGTGGAGGAAGAAGTAATGGTTCTTATGGAGGCCAAAGATCATATGGTGGTGGTGGCGGCGGTCGTGGTGGAATGGGTGGAGCCAAGAAAAACCCTGGAGCCAATTTACAAGCTCCCAACTGGGACCGTGTCCAACTAAGACCATTTAAGAAAGAGTTTTATGTTCCTCATCCTACTATTGAAAGAAG atcttATGAAGAAGTTGACAAATACAGAACTGGAAAGGATATTACTGTAATGAGCTCAGACAGGAGCCCTGTTCCTTATcctattcaacattttaaagaagCAAATTTTCCCGACTACGTCATGACAGTTATTCG aaATGAAGGTTTCACTGAACCTACTCCTATTCAAGCACAAGGTTGGCCAATTGCAATGAGTGGTAAAGATATGGTTGGAGTAGCCCAAACTGGTTCTGGAAAAACTCTAGgt tatACATTGCCTGCTGTAGTACACATTAATAATCAAGAGCCATTGAAAAAAGGTGATGGCCCAATTGCTTTAGTTTTGGCTCCAACTAGAGAGTTAGCCCAGCAAATTCAAAAAGTTGCTGGATTATTCAATCAATCCACATATTTACGGTCAACATGTATTTATGGTGGTGCTCCTAAATCACATCAG gCTAGAGATTTAATGAATGGTGTTGAGATTGTTATTGCTACACCAGGTCGTCTATTAGATTTCTTAGAATCTCGTGCAACCAATTTGCAACGTTGTACCTATTTAGTATTGGATGAAGCTGACCGTATGCTTGACATGGGTTTTGAACCtcaaattagaaaaatcatTCAACAAATTCgt ccTGACCGACAAGTTTTGATGTGGTCAGCCACATGGCCTAAAGAAGTCCAAAAGTTAGCCAATGATTTCTTGAGTGATTACATTCAATTAAATGTTGGTTCTTTAACATTATCTGCcaatcacaatattttacaaaatgtggATGTGTGCCAAGAACACGAAAAAGAAGACAAATTAATGGATTTATTGCAAGACATTGCCAATATGGaagaaaacaaaacaattatttttgcagAAACCAAGCGCAAGGTTGATACAATCACAcgcaaaataactaatatggg ggCAAGAGCTGTTGGAATTCATGGAGATAAATCACAATCTGAGCGGGATCATGTATTGAAAC AATTCAGGAATGGAAGAGCTAACATTTTGGTTGCTACTGATGTTGCTGCCAGAGgtttag atgTCGATGATGTCAAATTTGTTATCAATTTTGATTACCCCAACAACTCAGAAGATTATATTCATAGAATAGGTAGAACTGGACGATCATCTCAAAAAGGTACCTCATATGCATTCTTCACCCATTCTAATAGTAAGCAAGCCAAAGACCTTGTGGCTGTTCTTACTGAAGCCAACCAACGTATTGATCCCAAATTAGCTGCCATGGCTGCACGTTCATTCC cgaGTGGTGGTAACAAATGGtacggcggcggtggtggtggAAACAGATCATGGGGAGGTGGAAGACCAGCCCacagaaaattttaa
- the LOC114123211 gene encoding epimerase family protein SDR39U1-like, which yields MISLSRNYSMTSKGRVLIGGGTGFVGKYLKQYLKDQNYDVTIISRKNNESNKSDSVISWDQIKNNKIPLDTVAVINAAGQPILEPTRLWTTKFKKSVWDSRVMTNQWLVDAINNMNSPKPKLFVSFSGVGIYPPNTDKSKPYTESYDVKEFDYLSKLAIGIEKSAIPKSDDVRSVIIRLGVVLGRHGGFISQLYPFFRFGLGICMGEGSQFFPWIHIDDVCRIVLFAIENNEVEGLVNGVAPEIITHQYFAKSFVEVFGHSFVLKVPGIIFKLIFGTERAKMVLEGQAVEPTKLNSLNFVYKLPDVKAALCRVSRE from the exons ATGATTTCTCTAAGTAGAAATTATTCAATGACAAGTAAAGGAAGAGTGTTAATcg gtGGTGGAACAGGATttgttggaaaatatttaaaacagtatcTCAAAGATCAAAATTATGATGTTACTATCATatctagaaaaaataatgaatctaATAAATCTGATTCTGTTATAAGTTGG gatcaaataaaaaataataaaattccacTTGATACTGTAGCTGTTATTAATGCTGCTGGCCAACCAATCCTCGAACCTACACGATTATGGACcacaaagtttaaaaaatctgTATGGGATAGTAGAGTAATGACTAATCAATGGCTTGTTGATGCAATCAATAACATGAATTCGCCAAAACCGAAATTATTTGTATCTTTTTCTGGAGTAG GAATTTATCCACCAAATACAGATAAATCTAAACCATACACAGAGAGTTATGATGTTAAAGAATTTGATTACTTATCAAAATTAGCAATTGGGATTGAAAAAAGTGCTATACCAAAATCAGATGACGTACGCTCAGTTATAATTagattag gGGTTGTACTTGGCCGACATGGAGGATTTATAAGTCAGCTTTATCCATTCTTTCGTTTTGGTTTAGGAATATGTATGGGTGAAGGTTCTCAATTCTTTCCTTGGATACATATTGATGACGTTTGTCGTATAGTGTTGTTTGCTATTGAAAACAACGAGGTAGAGGGTCTTGTCAATGGAGTTGCACctgaa aTAATTACCCATCAATACTTTGCCAAGAGTTTTGTTGAAGTCTTTGGTCatagttttgtattaaaagttccaggaattattttcaaattaatatttggaaCGGAACGTGCAAAAATGGTTTTAGAAGGACAAGCTGTTGAACCAACCAAATTAAATAGCTTAAATTTTGTGTACAAATTACCTGATGTCAAAGCAGCACTATGTCGTGTATCTAGAGAATAA
- the LOC114123204 gene encoding SNF-related serine/threonine-protein kinase gives MQHSSGVIGKPDTVRPAKHNGGNIAGMYDLEQTLGKGHFAVVKMARHVFTGEQVAVKVIDKNKLEEVSRNHLYQEVRCMKLVQHPNVVRLYEVIDTHSKLYLILELADGGDLYDYIMRHEGGLSEQLACEYFAQIVRAISYCHKLHVVHRDLKPENVVFFEKQGIVKLTDFGFSNTFCPGQKLETSCGSLAYSAPEILIGNSYNATAVDIWSLGVILYMLVCGEAPFHSANDSETLTMIMDCKYKVSSHVSEECKALIGRMLVRNPEKRATLDEIAADVWLKDVKVINNDESPLVSKQLINEDDHALIIQKMITGKIATKEQIVEALDKNEYNHITATYYLLAERKLKSATPKKSQAIKNDLNVPQLKVDESSNPSNASVVVNVAPKSAILGSLHSDRPKRTRKCSVVVEEEDEKEDEEEDDDSSSLNRRGSRSEGKLNVIASELRTKQLSITEVHETNPTSTSVVSNKIPPPFVSFHSSPQLLLDDKQNRTGNYITYEQRRSKMHKNRTASCSSSETSDDDTDGRKKRGSSRSLASFKGNEKDPDNDGMGNAGGQGAEPSQEHDTDVQKNDGNGGNKTERPSGSAPGRRRCISANARSRRGRSAETRLRESQSLNRITEAQESEVNTPSSTANCDNFEFTNKNCQVSVDNTTAEKNPATLSTLPQYKKHQTSKRISLFSKYLNLQKKLCTQILFSKKNTDNRLYKAKSCSEMANSKIAIREVSADRC, from the exons ATGCAACACAGCAGCGGCGTGATCGGCAAACCGGATACGGTCAGACCAGCCAAGCACAATGGAGGCAATATCGCTGGTATGTATGACTTGGAGCAGACGCTTGGAAAAGGTCACTTTGCCGTCGTCAAAATGGCCAGGCATGTGTTCACTGGTGAACAGGTAGCCGTCAAGGTGATAGACAAGAACAAGCTAGAAGAAGTCTCTCGTAATCATCTGTACCAAGAG GTTCGATGTATGAAATTAGTGCAACATCCTAATGTTGTGAGATTATATGAAGTAATTGATACACACAGTAAATTATACCTGATACTTGAGTTAGCTGATGGTGGAGATTTATATGATTACATTATGCGACATGAAGGTGGATTGTCTGAACAATTGGCTTGTGAATATTTCGCACAGATTGTTCGAGCAATATCGTACTGTCACAAATTACATGTTGTCCATAGAGATTTGAAACCTGaaaatgtagttttttttgaaaaacaaggGATAGTTAAACTAACCGATTTTGG ttTTAGCAATACATTTTGTCCTGGTCAAAAATTAGAAACATCATGTGGTTCATTGGCTTATTCGGCTCCTGAAATTTTGATTGGGAATTCATATAATGCCACTGCTGTTG ATATCTGGTCATTGGGTGTAATTTTGTACATGTTGGTATGCGGTGAAGCACCATTTCATTCAGCTAATGACAGTGAAACATTAACAATGATTATGGACTGTAAATACAAAGTATCCAGTCACGTGTCTGAGGAGTGTAAAGCACTTATTGGTCGTATGCTTGTGAGAAATCCTGAGAAACGAGCAACTCTTGATGAGATCGCTGCAGATGTTTGGTTGAAAGACGTCAAAGTCATAAATAACGATGAGAGTCCACTGGTttctaaacaattaattaatgaagaCGATCatgcattaattatacaaaaaatgataactGGAAAAATTGCTACAAAAGAACAAATTGTTGA ggcTTTAGATAAGAATGAGTATAATCATATTACGGCGACCTATTATTTACTTGCAGAAAGAAAATTGAAGTCTGCAACACCCAAAAAATCTCAAGCTATTAAaaa tGATTTGAATGTTCCTCAGTTAAAAGTAGATGAGAGTTCTAATCCAAGTAATGCTTCGGTGGTAGTCAATGTAGCGCCTAAATCTGCTATATTAGGATCATTGCATTCTGACCGCcctaaa AGAACTCGGAAGTGTAGTGTTGTAGTAGAAGAAGAAGACGAAAAAGAAGATGAAGAAGAAGACGATGACAGTAGTTCATTAAATCGAAGGGGCTCTCGGTCCGAAGGAAAATTGAATGTAATAGCTTCTGAACTACGAACAAAACAACTTTCGATCACTGAAGTTCACGAAACAAATCCAACATCTACTTCTGTTGTGTCTAACAAAATCCCACCACCCTTTGTTTCTTTTCACAGTTCACCACAGTTACTTCTTGACGATAAGCAAAACAGAACTGGCAACTATATAACATATGAACAAAGGAGAAgcaaaatgcataaaaaccgTACAGCATCTTGTAGCAGTTCTGAAACCAGCGATGATGATACTGATGGCCGTAAAAAGCGAGGCAGTAGTAGGTCACTGGCTTCGTTTAAGGGTAATGAAAAGGATCCTGATAATGATGGAATGGGAAATGCTGGTGGCCAAGGCGCAGAGCCTTCACAAGAACACGATACTGATGTCCAAAAAAATGATGGGAATGGTGGAAATAAAACAGAAAGGCCAAGTGGTAGTGCTCCTGGTAGAAGACGATGTATAAGCGCGAATGCTAGGAGTCGACGAGGTAGATCAGCTGAAACTAGATTAAGAGAGAGTCAAAGTTTAAATCGGATCACTGAAGCGCAAGAATCTGAAGTAAATACCCCAAGTTCTACTGCTAACTGcgataattttgaattcacCAACAAAAACTGTCAG gtatctGTTGATAATACCACTGCTGAGAAAAACCCTGCAACTTTATCAACTTTACCCCAATATAAAAAACACCAAACGTCCAAACGCATCTCGTTGTTTAGTAAGTAtttgaatttacaaaaaaaactgTGTACACAAATTCTATTTAGCAAAAAGAATACTGATAACCGTTTATATAAGGCAAAGTCATGTTCAGAAATGGCTAACTCCAAAATTGCAATAAGAGAAGTGAGTGCAGACAGGTGTTAA
- the LOC114123232 gene encoding ATP-dependent RNA helicase p62-like isoform X1: protein MFAQGLRVVRSAILNPLHIKSLSNRQQLLTEKITIMSYARNGTGGGRSNGSYGGQRSYGGGGGGRGGMGGAKKNPGANLQAPNWDRVQLRPFKKEFYVPHPTIERRSYEEVDKYRTGKDITVMSSDRSPVPYPIQHFKEANFPDYVMTVIRNEGFTEPTPIQAQGWPIAMSGKDMVGVAQTGSGKTLGYTLPAVVHINNQEPLKKGDGPIALVLAPTRELAQQIQKVAGLFNQSTYLRSTCIYGGAPKSHQARDLMNGVEIVIATPGRLLDFLESRATNLQRCTYLVLDEADRMLDMGFEPQIRKIIQQIRPDRQVLMWSATWPKEVQKLANDFLSDYIQLNVGSLTLSANHNILQNVDVCQEHEKEDKLMDLLQDIANMEENKTIIFAETKRKVDTITRKITNMGARAVGIHGDKSQSERDHVLKQFRNGRANILVATDVAARGLDVDDVKFVINFDYPNNSEDYIHRIGRTGRSSQKGTSYAFFTHSNSKQAKDLVAVLTEANQRIDPKLAAMAARSFPSGGNKWYGGGGGGNRSWGGGRPAHRKF, encoded by the exons atgtttgctCAAGGATTGAGAGTTGTGAGGTCCGCCATATTGAATCCGCTACACATCAAATCTTTATCGAATCGTCAACAGTTACTTACcgaaaaaataaccataat gtCTTATGCAAGAAATGGTACAGGTGGAGGAAGAAGTAATGGTTCTTATGGAGGCCAAAGATCATATGGTGGTGGTGGCGGCGGTCGTGGTGGAATGGGTGGAGCCAAGAAAAACCCTGGAGCCAATTTACAAGCTCCCAACTGGGACCGTGTCCAACTAAGACCATTTAAGAAAGAGTTTTATGTTCCTCATCCTACTATTGAAAGAAG atcttATGAAGAAGTTGACAAATACAGAACTGGAAAGGATATTACTGTAATGAGCTCAGACAGGAGCCCTGTTCCTTATcctattcaacattttaaagaagCAAATTTTCCCGACTACGTCATGACAGTTATTCG aaATGAAGGTTTCACTGAACCTACTCCTATTCAAGCACAAGGTTGGCCAATTGCAATGAGTGGTAAAGATATGGTTGGAGTAGCCCAAACTGGTTCTGGAAAAACTCTAGgt tatACATTGCCTGCTGTAGTACACATTAATAATCAAGAGCCATTGAAAAAAGGTGATGGCCCAATTGCTTTAGTTTTGGCTCCAACTAGAGAGTTAGCCCAGCAAATTCAAAAAGTTGCTGGATTATTCAATCAATCCACATATTTACGGTCAACATGTATTTATGGTGGTGCTCCTAAATCACATCAG gCTAGAGATTTAATGAATGGTGTTGAGATTGTTATTGCTACACCAGGTCGTCTATTAGATTTCTTAGAATCTCGTGCAACCAATTTGCAACGTTGTACCTATTTAGTATTGGATGAAGCTGACCGTATGCTTGACATGGGTTTTGAACCtcaaattagaaaaatcatTCAACAAATTCgt ccTGACCGACAAGTTTTGATGTGGTCAGCCACATGGCCTAAAGAAGTCCAAAAGTTAGCCAATGATTTCTTGAGTGATTACATTCAATTAAATGTTGGTTCTTTAACATTATCTGCcaatcacaatattttacaaaatgtggATGTGTGCCAAGAACACGAAAAAGAAGACAAATTAATGGATTTATTGCAAGACATTGCCAATATGGaagaaaacaaaacaattatttttgcagAAACCAAGCGCAAGGTTGATACAATCACAcgcaaaataactaatatggg ggCAAGAGCTGTTGGAATTCATGGAGATAAATCACAATCTGAGCGGGATCATGTATTGAAAC AATTCAGGAATGGAAGAGCTAACATTTTGGTTGCTACTGATGTTGCTGCCAGAGgtttag atgTCGATGATGTCAAATTTGTTATCAATTTTGATTACCCCAACAACTCAGAAGATTATATTCATAGAATAGGTAGAACTGGACGATCATCTCAAAAAGGTACCTCATATGCATTCTTCACCCATTCTAATAGTAAGCAAGCCAAAGACCTTGTGGCTGTTCTTACTGAAGCCAACCAACGTATTGATCCCAAATTAGCTGCCATGGCTGCACGTTCATTCC cgaGTGGTGGTAACAAATGGtacggcggcggtggtggtggAAACAGATCATGGGGAGGTGGAAGACCAGCCCacagaaaattttaa